The Solanum dulcamara chromosome 6, daSolDulc1.2, whole genome shotgun sequence genome contains the following window.
caccaagcataACTTCTGCGCTAACCTCATagggtgtctcactgaacttgcactctaagtactctgtcttggtcctactcagcttaaaacctttagactccagggtgtgtctccaatcctccagcttagcattaactccgctacgagtctcatcgatcaggactatatcgtccgcaaaaagcatacaccatggcacctcaccttgaatttatcgcgtcaatacatccatcaccaaggcaaataaaaatggactaagggctgatccttgatgtaaccccatcacaactgggaagtgctctgagtctccTCCTCCTGTACCCTGGTTTTGGCGCCCTCGTACATATCCTTGATcactctaatgtacgccaccgatacacctttagcctccaaacatctccatggtatttctcgtggaactttatcgtaagccttttctagatcaatgaataccatatgcaagtctctctttctctccctataccgatccaccagtctcctcataagatggatagcttcagtagttgagcgtcccggcataaatccaaactggttctctaaaatagacacgcctctcctaaccctcatctccaccactctttcccatattttcatagtatgacttagaagcttgatacccctatagttgttgcaactctggatatctcccttgtttttgtatatagggattagtacgctcgacctccattcttcgggcattgTTGTTGtcctaaagatgacattaaataacctagtcagccactccaaacctacctggctcgtgctcttccaaaattcaccaGGGATCTCATCAGGTCcgatcgctcttccccagcgcatcctacgcacaGCACCCTTAAGCTCTTCGACCaaaatactcctgcaacactcACCAACGCGAAGCCTCCCTGTgtgttctaaatctcccaacataatctctctgtctccttcttcgttcaagagtttatggaagtacgactgccatctctgtttaatgagggtctcttcTACCAATACATTTCCATgttcgtccttaatgcacttcacttgatccacatcgcgtgcccttcgctCCCGCAtcctggctagcttgaacaatttcctatcccccacctttttcttctagttcagcataaaggcgttcaaaagctgccgtttttgccgtcgaaaccgctGACTTCGCCTctttcctcgctatcttataaagttccctattcgtccacttctccacctcatccttgctttctatcagcttcgcatacgctatcttcttcgcttccaccttcccttgcacttctccattccatcACCAGTCTCCTCGGTGCCGGCCACGGCTACCTGttgagactcccaacacttctcTTGCTAccaccctaatacaactagccgtcctattccacatagtgttcgcatccccactactatcccaggcccccatatccttcaatttctccccCATCTCCAGGGCGCTAgtcgtggtcaaactcccccatctgatcctaggtcggtcatccccgatcttcttcttcctcgtcatcttgatccctaaatccatcaccaagtgcttatgtcgggtcgtaaggttgtcgatcggaatgaccttacagtctttgcacagacctttatcatccttcctaaggagtaaaaagtctatctgggTCTTAGCCACCGCACTCCGGAAGGTTATCAAGTGATCCTCCTTTTtagggaaactcgaattggctatcaccaacccaaaagctcttgcaaaaTCCAACAATGagactcctcctccatttctgaccCCGAAGCCGAaacctccatgcacatcatcataccctcccgaagtagacccgatgtgcccattgaaatcccctcccacgaaaagcttctcagtagacGGTATGCCTCCTAtattaaactaaaaaaattgtgtATTAACCCTTCCTTGtagaatatatgaaaaaaaacatcttttttttaatcatttaaaaaatatttgattataaaAATGTAATTTATTGAAGAACTACTTAGCTAacaatttatattaataataaaaatatgtacgtctggatttcactgggttgttgttgttgtaataaaaatatgtacgtcatagaatataatatattttttacaagTATTATTTACTTTATAAAAATCAGCACtaaaatgaaaaagaataatGAATTTGCATTCACGTAAAGTACGAGGAAGGACCTCCACACCCTAAGAAATATAACGTAACAATCTATCATAATACAAATATCATTgactatttttatgatttaagCTCGTgacttataatataattttgtcATTGCTTTAAGACTTttcttacaacaacaacaatatgtCCAATGAAATCCCATCAAGTGAAGTCTGATAGGATAGAGCGTAGACTTTACCACTACCTCGAGGagatagagagattgtttctgaAAGATCTTCggctcaagtgcatcaaactcaagtaaaagaagaagaaaataatgaagaaagcATAGTTGTTAATAAGAAAAATAGTGTAAAGTCTAAAAAAAAACAGCAAAAATAGTGTGATAACTGAAACACAATACACAATATATGACAAGAACTACAAGAATACGATTAGTACTATGGCAGACACTAACAAGCCTAAACCTAGGCACGGCAAGATAACGCTTCACCCCTACTAACTTTCTGCCTTAATATGCAACCTTCTTCCTAtttaaagtcatgtcctcggtaatatGAATTTACGCCAGTCCTATCTAGTCTAGTCTCCGCAATACTTTTTCCGCCTATCTCTACCACTCCAAGTACCTCCTTCAATCAACCTCTCACATTTTTTCACAACGTAAGCGCACCTCCTttgcacatgtccaaaccatctcaacctCGCTTCCCTTAGCTTGTTCGTCACACAGGCCACTATTatcttctcccgaataacctgATTCATAATCTTGTTGCTTCTAGTATGCCTACACATCCCTCTTAACATCCTCATCtgcgcaacatgcatcttctaaaCATAGAGTTATTGCCTGGCCAACATTTCACCCCATACAACAAGGAtagtctaaccaccactctatAAAACATACCTTTACGTTTAGGTGGTACCTTCTTGTCACACAATACTctagaggcaagcctccatttcatccatgtTGCCCTATGTAACAACGtcatcgatgtccccactaTCCTGAAGTACGGACCTAAGATACTTAAAACTTTCTCTCTTGTAAATAGGTTGTGTGGCAAGCATCACTTCCACGTGCGCTTTATTTAACTCAACACCTAATTTATACTCCGTTTTGATCATATTTAACCTAAACCATTTGAATTTCAGAGCCTATTTCTAAACCTCCAATTGAACATTAACAATTTTTTTACGTTATATTGACAATAATAcctaaagaaaaaatcaatatttttttgataattcaaaataagtaccaaaaaatcaaaatatcaaacgAGAAAAAGGTCGTAAAATTAAAAGGAGAGGTGCATTTTCCAAATCGGAGAGCCGCAGTATCGCTGACCTTAGTAAGTTCACCTACACGCActtgtaaaataataataaaacagaaaaaatttaaaagaaaaagaaaagatttaaTATTGTTCCTCCATTTTTATAGCATCTTTTAGTTTTGTCTGCCCAATTTCGTACTCGAAAAGCCACCACCAGTCACCACCTTCCGCCGCCCCTTTCCGGTTGTCTCCTTTCATCGGAGAAGAAGACCAAAATCATGACTTACGCTACTCACGTTCTTCGTCACTCCAAAAAGGTGCCgattcagttttttttttctatgtaaTTTTGAATCCCTAAAATCTACAATTGTATGATTGTTGTGATCCGTAATTACTCCGTTGTGGTGCCGCATTTTATAGTTAATACGagtatttttgttttcttcatcGAAATAGACTTGTTATTGGTTTATGTTTGATTTTGTATGAGATTTGGGAATCGGAGCataaattttgttgttgttgagataTGAATTAGtctatgaattttatgaatttggaGTTGGTGTGATTCGGATTGATGTTAGGTTGAATGAGATGGATGAATTTTCTCATGACTGGTAATTTGATAGTCAGAAGCTGGTTTAGTGCTTACACTTAGATGAAAGTTGTATTTTTTATACGACGGTGGTGTCTAGGCTAGCTTATGCCCCTCGATTATCCCATTCCACCAGCTCCCATGGCTTAGGGAGATTGGAAGAAATTGACTAGTATTGGGCTCATGGTTCTCGTCTTACTTCATTGGCCACTAGGCTATACACTTGTGTGCAAAAAGGAAAATCTTTTCATTTTGTTGATAGCAATTTTACTAGGCCACATCATTGCAcgccaaaaaaaaagaagatatctttttattttgttgataGCAGTTTTATTCTTTTAGACTCTTGGCATATGGCTTGctgcttgatatgattcataTGGTGAAATCACTCTGAATCTCAAGCAATTTGGCCAAACCATTTCGTTCATGTAAATAGAATGCCACACATACTTGCTATAtgtatttagttatttttacaGTCCCTCACCTTCCCTTTCTAGGTAATATAAGTATTCCATCTTCTTCCGCGGtgataaaaaaagagaaaagaaaggatataGTACTTAACCTCAATGAGAAATAAAATGGAGCACCTAACAACACATCTTCGCAGACTAAGAACAATTATATACCTTGGGTGCAGCTAATTCAGGTCATTTCTGTCAAATGCCATAGCCTAATCTAAGTCATTTATCTGGTCTTTCCCTTGGAACATCCAAGTGTGTGTTGAATTATTCCAGAACCTGTTCATCTCATTTTCTTCTGTTTCCCTTGCTTTCAAATTATTTGCAGATCAGGAGTTCTTCGAATTTAATACGACATGACTCTGCTATTCTTGTCCGCTGGTTCAGTAATGGCACGAGGCCTTCTATGGAGAAGGGAGACGGTAATTTAGTAGATTTAACTATTGTTGTTTATGAATTAGTCACATTATCTGATGTTTGTCAttggttattttttttcttgttattgGCTCTTGCGTAGTCTGTAATTGGtgatattatcattttttatgtatttcatTATTCAAATATGTGATGCTTTTACAGACAATTTAAGGTGCCAGTATGGTTTCGTATCGGGAGAGAGGCACAGCATTCTTAAGTCCTTCAACAGATGCAACTCAGGTTCAGCGCTTTCCCACAACAGTTGTAGAACAGTAGCTCCCATGGTTGTGACTAAACCTCTATTTCTTTGTTACCCTTCTTTTATAGCTTGATTCCTGTTGAATTTTGAGCAGTAATATTTACATCAAGTTACCTTAATGTGCTTCTAACCGTAGATGTCATTTGGAAATGCTCTGAGAACTACAATTGCTCCATGCACCTCCACCGGTAGCATGTCTTTCATGAGAGGGTCTTCAGGGTTTGTTCTGTGGCTTACGACTGCCTTTTATGTCTAAAAGATAATGTTTGATCATTCTCTTGAAGCAGATTCTGATTTGTCTTCTTTGTGTCAGATCACAAGCGCCTTCAAGGAGGGGTTTCTCCACTGCTTCAGGTACTTGTTTTTAGTGTCATTTTAGCATTTGGCTAATTAATTAGAAACTGTCCTCAGGGCATCCTCCAAAATGCTTATAAatcattctttattttaatgAGCATTTATCTAGTCGCTGCAACTTTAGTTCCTACTAATCTGTTAGGGTTCATCGGACAACTTCATGTCAATGCACACTGAGTAAGTCATTTTTATTGTCATTTCCCCTATTTACTACTTTAGTTGTACTCGATAAATGCTGATAGCTACATTGAGATCTGGCTGAAATTTTTGGATGTAAAGCTGAATAGTTTTCCAACTGTATATTTAGGTTTGTCCCTTGGAGCTAACAATAATaatccctccgtttcaatttgttagTCTTACTTTTTGTTTTAGTCCGTTTAAAAAAAATGCATCTTTCCTATCTTGATgactctttaatttcaactttccacatggtatgtttaagaccacaagattaaaggaaaTTTTGGTACATatctacatatctttagtttaagacaagattaaaagtcttctttactttcttgAACTTTGTGCCAAATCAAAACctgacaaacaaattgaaactgAGGGAGTAATTTAGAGATTTGCAAGGTGTCATTGGCAATTGTGAGAAGAAACTATCTCCTTGGAAGAAATAGTACCTGTTCTTTGGAAGGAAGATTGGCTTTGGTGAATAGTGTCTTGGATTGTATTCCCACATATTTAATGTCACTATCCCCATCCCAAATCTTGTAGAAAAGAGAAACAGGTTCTAAAGGTAGCtcagaaaggaaaaaaattcatTTAGTATAGTGGAAAGAGGTTATGAAAGATAGAAGGGGGAGGAATGGTCATCAAGAACCTCAATCTACAGAACAAGAATCTTCCTTACAAATGGCTTTGGAGGTTAAACGATAGCAGGGAAGAAATATGGAAGTAAGTTGTTTTGACTAAATATGGGAAGTTGGATCACTGAAGGCCCAGACAATCTGGAAACATATATATTGTGGGATGAACTCCAGAAATCTGTGAAGCTGATTGGAAATGAGAAATTAATTTGGATAGATAACTGGTCAGTTATGGAGATTTTGGAGGATGAATTTCCAGTTCTGTATAGTTTAGCTTTGAATTATGACTCTCATGATGGCTGATTGTTTGAATAACACGGGTGACTGATACAAtttagaagaaattttaatGATTGGGAAATAGATGATATCAGTAGATTATTGGGTATGCTGGAACCAGTTACTCTGGATGTTGCAAAGAGGGATTCACAGAATTGTCTGGCAAGTAAAAAGGGAACTTTTACTGTTACGAGTGCATATATGTTGTTGCAAAAGAAACTTGGATTCCCATTGGCCTTGGAAATTGATCTGGAGAACAAAAGCGCGTCCCAGGGTTGCTTGTTTTGGATGGATAGCACTTGCAGCTAAGAATTCACGCCTAGCACAGGATACTCTTCAGAAGAGGAATGACAATATGCAGCAGATGTTTCTTCGCTGAAAGATCAGCGGAGACCAGTAATTATTTACTTCTACATTGTGACCAGACATGGCAGATTTGGGCACTTTTCCTGGGAGGTTTTGGAGTGCATTGGAGTTTCCCAAGGATGTGAAGAGTCTAATACAATGCTGGCAGGGACATATTGTTGATTGCAGACAGAAACAGATCTGGAGAACAGCCCATTGTGCATCATATGGACTACATGGCTAGAAAGGAATAAGAGATGTTTCGAAGAGAAAAAAACAGCACTTATCTTTTGTAAAATACAGATGCTTTCATAATTTGTATGTATATGGTGTAAGGAGAACATGTTAGAAAATTTAGCACAACTTCCAGACGTTTGGAATCCTTAGTGAAAAGATTGTTGTGGAGTCATTGTAACTCTTCTTTTGCTATAATTTTGCAGTACCTCCTTGGTACTATCTTGGATAATAATACCTCACCTTATAAAAGAAATTGCTAAAGGGATCCTTCTTATCCGTAGTTGGTCTAATTTGGCAACATGGAACCAAAGAGGGAGAACCCTTGATTTTTGGAATCAAATTAATCTGGTATCTTCTCTGTTTCAGATCTTCCTCCACACCAAGAGATTGGGATGCCCTCTCTTTCACCTACAATGACAGAGGTACAATTTCTCTCACTACAGCTCTTCCAAGAATCGTTATTTCTTTACACTTATGTTTGTCTTAGTGCCTTAGCGGTTCTATACTTGTGATGCAGGGAAATATTGCCAGATGGTTAAAGAAAGAGGGTGATAAAGTTTCTCCTGGTGAAGTGCTCTGTGAAGTGGAAACAGTAGGATTATTTTTAGCTGCTGTTATCATGATGTGTTGAGGGAGTGTTCTCCCTTATGTGTCTTAGCTTCTGGATTCTGGTATTTATGCTACTCATTCAATCCCCGTAGGATAAAGCGACAGTGGAGATGGAGAGCATGGAAGAGGGATATCTAGCTAAGATTCTTCACGGAGACGGAGCAAGCAGTATCAAAGTTGGAGAGGTATTGATGcttaaatctttcaattgagAGTACCAATTGGGGAGTGTTGTATCTTGGTGTTAGATAGTTTGGACTTAAACCTTGTGGTTAGCACTTGTTAATTTAGGACTTCCACTATGTGGATGTAACATCTCTGCATACTTGTATAGATTAGCTTCTTTATATTTGTTGCATCACAAAGCACATTGTAATGCTTGGTTCTTCTAGTTCCTACATTTGACTTATATTCTAGTTGGTACTTCGTTTCCAGGCTGGCTCTTTGCTGAACCTTTGATATTTTAGCTAATAGCTGAATAAGGAAGCCGACAATTTCCCTGTTTGCATCACTCCAGTCACAATAGGCTCCTAATCTCATATAATTGACCTAGCAGAAATTTCTTTCCTTTGTGCCTTGAGCTACATGCCAACAAAAGCTACATCATTGTgagaattaattataattttttttgatgaatgTTGGAAATTCCGTAGGTGATTGCTATTACTGTTGAAGAGGAAGATGACATTGCAAAATTTAAAGATTACCAGCCTTCAACATCAGATGCCACACCTTCACCAAAAGCTCCTGCTTCTCCACCTCCTCCCAAAGAAGAGGTTGCCAAGAAACCTGTTACCCCGTCAGAGCCGAAAGTTTCTAAACCTAGTGCGCCTCCGGCAGATCGCATTTTTGCTAGTCCGCTGGCTAGGAAAATTGCGGAAGATCACAATGTACTTATTTTCTTCAGTtaaatttgttttgaaaatatgattcaggTTACATGTTTTAGTGTCGAGGTTAATTTGTCGTTTGTATGAACATGAATAG
Protein-coding sequences here:
- the LOC129891639 gene encoding dihydrolipoyllysine-residue acetyltransferase component 2 of pyruvate dehydrogenase complex, mitochondrial-like, whose amino-acid sequence is MTYATHVLRHSKKIRSSSNLIRHDSAILVRWFSNGTRPSMEKGDDNLRCQYGFVSGERHSILKSFNRCNSGSALSHNSCRTVAPMMSFGNALRTTIAPCTSTGSMSFMRGSSGSQAPSRRGFSTASDLPPHQEIGMPSLSPTMTEGNIARWLKKEGDKVSPGEVLCEVETDKATVEMESMEEGYLAKILHGDGASSIKVGEVIAITVEEEDDIAKFKDYQPSTSDATPSPKAPASPPPPKEEVAKKPVTPSEPKVSKPSAPPADRIFASPLARKIAEDHNIPLTNIKGTGPEGRIVKADIDDYLASRGKEAPAAAPKADTSLDYTDIPVAQIRKVTASRLLLSKQTIPHYYLTVDTCVDKLIELRSQLNSLQEASGGKKLSVNDLVIKAAALALRKVPQCNSSWTNDYIRQYHNVNINVAVQTDNGLYVPVVRDADKKGLSAISEEVKNLAQKAKENSLKPQDYEGGTFTVSNLGGPFGIKQFCAIINPPQSAILAVGSAERRVLPGSGQDQYKFASMMSVTLSCDHRVIDGAIGAEWLKAFKGYIENPESMLL